The Burkholderia sp. PAMC 26561 genome includes the window TAGGCGCGGAACTCGGCCTGGGTGCCGCGCTCTGCAAACTGATTGCGCAGCAGGATTATCACGTGTTTGTCGCGGGCCGTTCGCTTGAAAAGCTCGACACCGTCGTGCGCGCGATTACGGTGAACGGGCATCACGCCGAGTCAGTCGTAACCGATGCAACATCGGAACCCGACGTCCTCAATCTCTTCGATAAAGCCATGGCGTCCCGCGAAGGAATTGAACCGCCGTCGCTCGTCATCTATAACGTCGGCAATAACAGGCGTGTCGACTTTTGCGATTTGAGCCTGGACGATTTCGAAAGCTTCATGCGCACCGGACCCGTGGGCGCATTCCTCGTGGGCCGGGAAGCGGCGCGCAGACTCGTACCGCTGGGACGCGGCACGGTGATCTTCACGGGTGCTTCAGCGAGCCTTCGCGGCAAGCCTGGCTTCGCTCACTTCTCGGCATCGAAAGCGGGCGTGCGCATGATCGCCCAAAGCATGGCGCGCGAATTCGGGCCGCTTGGATTGCACGTCGCGCATGTGGTGGTGGATGGGGGTATCGACGGTGAAAGGCTCAGGACTTCGCGTCCGCAAGCCGTTGCCGAACGTGGCGAGAATGGCTTGCTCAACGTCGATGCAATCGCCGAAACGTTCTGGGCCATTC containing:
- a CDS encoding SDR family NAD(P)-dependent oxidoreductase; this encodes MTRKSAIVIGVGAELGLGAALCKLIAQQDYHVFVAGRSLEKLDTVVRAITVNGHHAESVVTDATSEPDVLNLFDKAMASREGIEPPSLVIYNVGNNRRVDFCDLSLDDFESFMRTGPVGAFLVGREAARRLVPLGRGTVIFTGASASLRGKPGFAHFSASKAGVRMIAQSMAREFGPLGLHVAHVVVDGGIDGERLRTSRPQAVAERGENGLLNVDAIAETFWAIHAQHPSAWTQEIDLRPFKESF